One window of the Gemmatimonadota bacterium genome contains the following:
- the rplW gene encoding 50S ribosomal protein L23 — MRDLHDVIVAPVVTERATAAQEERNVYTFIVHPDANKHQIAKAVEAAWDVVVEDVRTARYQAKTKRALLGRMNPRAPVGRRAAFKKAMVRLAEGDSIEFYEVG; from the coding sequence ATGCGTGACCTTCACGACGTGATCGTGGCGCCGGTCGTGACCGAACGGGCGACTGCCGCTCAGGAAGAACGAAACGTCTACACCTTCATCGTCCACCCCGACGCGAACAAGCACCAGATCGCCAAGGCGGTCGAGGCCGCGTGGGATGTGGTCGTCGAGGACGTGCGTACGGCACGCTACCAGGCCAAGACGAAACGCGCACTTCTCGGCCGGATGAATCCGCGGGCGCCGGTGGGACGGCGGGCCGCGTTCAAGAAAGCGATGGTCCGCCTCGCCGAGGGGGACAGCATCGAGTTCTACGAAGTGGGATGA
- the rplD gene encoding 50S ribosomal protein L4 → MAKARYYKADGKKGRARALPDNLFAGEVNEPVLHTVVRAYLANQRQGTASGKNRAAVAGGGRKPWRQKGTGRARQGSIRSPQWTGGGLAFPPQPHSWRQRIPKKVRALARRSALTARAGDDRVIIIDALEFERPATRRLVKYLEQIEVQGKALILTEGTKGSVVLSARNVAEIRVRPFGEESTYDILWAGTVVIERGALGRIAVDETAGDGEEEEADA, encoded by the coding sequence ATGGCCAAGGCTCGCTACTACAAAGCCGACGGGAAGAAGGGGCGCGCACGCGCCCTTCCGGACAACCTCTTCGCTGGAGAGGTGAACGAGCCAGTCCTCCATACGGTGGTCAGGGCGTACCTCGCGAACCAGCGCCAGGGCACGGCCTCCGGGAAGAACCGGGCCGCCGTTGCTGGAGGAGGCCGGAAGCCGTGGCGCCAGAAAGGGACCGGACGTGCTCGCCAGGGCTCGATCCGCTCGCCCCAGTGGACCGGAGGCGGACTGGCTTTTCCGCCCCAGCCCCACTCGTGGAGGCAGCGAATTCCGAAGAAGGTGCGGGCGCTCGCCAGAAGGTCCGCGCTCACGGCCCGTGCCGGCGACGACCGCGTCATCATCATCGACGCTCTCGAATTCGAGCGTCCGGCGACACGTCGGCTCGTGAAGTACCTGGAACAGATCGAGGTGCAGGGGAAGGCGCTGATCCTGACCGAAGGGACGAAGGGATCGGTGGTCCTCTCCGCCCGCAACGTCGCCGAGATCAGGGTGCGCCCCTTCGGAGAGGAGTCCACATACGACATCCTCTGGGCCGGAACCGTGGTGATCGAGCGGGGAGCCCTGGGCCGGATCGCGGTGGACGAGACCGCCGGTGACGGCGAGGAGGAGGAGGCCGATGCGTGA